A genomic segment from Gammaproteobacteria bacterium encodes:
- a CDS encoding BON domain-containing protein, whose protein sequence is MTIATREGVVTLTGEVGSLTQRRLAEVLTWWTAGCELVPGTLVAQGDRYYARCCAGCAAGLALAESTARPSADPQAL, encoded by the coding sequence ATGACCATCGCCACCCGGGAGGGGGTGGTTACGCTCACGGGCGAGGTCGGCAGCCTGACCCAACGGCGGCTGGCCGAGGTGCTGACCTGGTGGACGGCCGGCTGCGAGCTGGTGCCTGGGACCCTGGTGGCACAAGGGGATCGGTATTACGCTCGTTGCTGTGCTGGTTGCGCGGCTGGTCTGGCGCTGGCTGAATCCACGGCCAGACCATCTGCCGACCCACAAGCCCTATGA
- a CDS encoding AraC family transcriptional regulator, which produces MSNSIRCGLKQMVCFLAAFDTHSYLSGGVVAGGDWAIRFPPPNAIKFGAVVRGSCWHVIEGRGDPVRLEPGDVFVVNGLHPLRLASDLAVEPVDAEDAFADAEGGTAVLGQGDEFHLLGGHVSLEPVGDTLLSEVLPPFMHITAASPQAATLSWLLDRLVDETTNARPGSSAVARPLAHLLFVHVLREHIEAGNTEAGWLRAAGDPRIGPTMSLIHADPARNWRLEELAKASGMSRSRFAERFKAVSGMAPLSYLTFWRMRLAERALRGGARSLAALASSLGYSSESAFSTAFKRVVGVSPAHYRSSMSGDAVGRK; this is translated from the coding sequence ATGTCGAACTCCATTCGTTGCGGACTGAAACAAATGGTATGTTTCCTTGCCGCCTTCGATACGCATTCGTATCTATCTGGCGGTGTCGTAGCCGGCGGAGATTGGGCGATCAGGTTTCCGCCGCCGAATGCCATCAAGTTCGGCGCGGTCGTGCGCGGCAGCTGTTGGCACGTAATCGAGGGCCGGGGCGATCCCGTGAGGCTTGAGCCTGGAGACGTATTCGTGGTGAACGGCCTTCATCCGCTGCGCCTGGCGAGCGATCTTGCGGTTGAGCCGGTCGATGCGGAAGATGCTTTCGCCGATGCGGAAGGGGGGACGGCAGTACTGGGACAAGGCGATGAGTTCCATCTGCTGGGCGGCCACGTCTCGCTCGAACCGGTCGGCGACACCCTTCTTTCCGAAGTCTTGCCGCCTTTCATGCATATCACGGCAGCATCGCCGCAAGCTGCAACGCTGTCCTGGCTTCTCGACCGTCTGGTAGACGAGACAACCAACGCCCGGCCCGGATCGTCCGCCGTCGCCCGGCCTCTCGCGCATCTGCTTTTCGTTCACGTCCTGCGCGAGCACATCGAAGCCGGAAACACCGAAGCAGGATGGCTGCGGGCCGCCGGCGACCCCCGCATCGGGCCGACGATGAGCCTGATACATGCCGACCCGGCCAGGAACTGGCGCCTCGAGGAACTGGCGAAAGCCTCCGGTATGTCGCGTAGCCGTTTTGCCGAGCGGTTCAAGGCAGTCTCCGGCATGGCGCCTCTCTCCTATCTGACCTTCTGGCGCATGAGGCTCGCCGAACGTGCGCTTCGAGGCGGCGCGCGGTCACTGGCTGCCCTGGCAAGCTCGCTCGGCTACTCATCCGAAAGCGCGTTCAGCACCGCATTCAAGCGGGTGGTCGGCGTGTCGCCGGCGCACTATCGAAGCAGCATGAGTGGTGACGCGGTAGGGCGAAAGTGA